From the genome of Periplaneta americana isolate PAMFEO1 chromosome 15, P.americana_PAMFEO1_priV1, whole genome shotgun sequence, one region includes:
- the LOC138714961 gene encoding NADH-ubiquinone oxidoreductase chain 5-like isoform X5, with protein MFLCSFIYLFSYLGIFIPWLTSIFLLPSLLLYLVSFNISLLTLFYSLVPLFIFFVFLFLSFLSFYHVTCFFQHLSFIFVIFFSLSIFLPSVLCFPLPFILFNTFPICFFKYFKHLSFNVVLFSSPLYFISFLSLLPFSFLSFVLFTFLLSPCSIFVLLYSFLNFLSSLLVLVFFLSLCLPYFLNFCLCFLYFFLLFFLSFFLYFLSFSSSFFLSFFLSFFLSHQLRIFSRGGGVPGLVGGTAVWAALGRLLGRRLPLAAAVLCEAGSAVVMSFARNRSLFMTCRFLWSMCAAGTHCLAVIFLAEVQPPRHRGAALSFLQVASTVGAILVPLTTLWRSGTRSSWDTRHFSKCRASWCLRHPAAS; from the exons atgtttctttgctcatttatttatttattttcctacctCGGTATCTTCATTCCTTGGCTCACCTCGATTTTCCTCCTTCCTTCATTACTACTTTATTTAGTTTCGTTCAACATTTCTCTCTTAACTTTGTTTTATTCTCTCGTCccactttttattttctttgtttttctttttctttccttcctttcatttTATCATGTTACTTGCTTCTTTCaacatttatctttcatttttgttatatttttcagtctttctattttccttccttccgttctttgttttcctcttcccttcattttatttaacacttttcctatttgtttctttaaatattttaaacatttatcctttaatgtagttttattctccTCACCTCTctatttcatttcctttctttctttgcttccgttttccttcctttctttcgtgTTATTcactttccttctttctccctGTAGTATTTTCGTTCTTCTTTATTCCTTCctgaattttctttcttctctccttgttttagttttcttcctttctctatgCCTTCCTTACTTTCTTAATTTCTGCCTCTGTTTCCTTtacttctttctcctcttctttctttctttcttcctttattttctttctttctcgtcttctttctttctttctttctttctttctttctttctttcacaccAACTGCGTATCTTCTCAAGAGGGGGCGGTGTTCCAGGTCTGGTGGGCGGTACTGCGGTGTGGGCGGCGCTGGGCCGTCTGCTAGGTCGTCGTCTGCCGTTGGCCGCGGCGGTCCTGTGTGAAGCTGGGAGCGCGGTCGTCATGAGCTTTGCCCGCAACCGCAGCCTCTTCATGACGTGCCGCTTCTTGTGGAGCATGTGTGCCGCCGGGACGCACTGCCTCGCCGTCATTTTCCTGGCCGAGGTGCAACCCCCACGACATCGTGGTGCGGCTCTCAGTTTCCTACAGGTCGCTAGCACTGTTGGAGCAATTCTCGTCCCAC TTACTACACTCTGGCGATCTGGTACGAGGAGCTCGTGGGACACGAGGCATTTTTCAAAGTGCCGCGCCAGTTGGTGTCTTCGCCACCCAGCTGCGAGCTAG
- the LOC138714961 gene encoding NADH-ubiquinone oxidoreductase chain 5-like isoform X3, whose product MFLCSFIYLFSYLGIFIPWLTSIFLLPSLLLYLVSFNISLLTLFYSLVPLFIFFVFLFLSFLSFYHVTCFFQHLSFIFVIFFSLSIFLPSVLCFPLPFILFNTFPICFFKYFKHLSFNVVLFSSPLYFISFLSLLPFSFLSFVLFTFLLSPCSIFVLLYSFLNFLSSLLVLVFFLSLCLPYFLNFCLCFLYFFLLFFLSFFLYFLSFSSSFFLSFFLSFFLSHQLRIFSRGGGVPGLVGGTAVWAALGRLLGRRLPLAAAVLCEAGSAVVMSFARNRSLFMTCRFLWSMCAAGTHCLAVIFLAEVQPPRHRGAALSFLQVASTVGAILVPLCDMSWRMAVRLSCSASFLGALVILVLPESHRFLLSKRREKDAIRVLRTVFSCNTGRPRHHYPASTDLAIKVTTSHANVT is encoded by the exons atgtttctttgctcatttatttatttattttcctacctCGGTATCTTCATTCCTTGGCTCACCTCGATTTTCCTCCTTCCTTCATTACTACTTTATTTAGTTTCGTTCAACATTTCTCTCTTAACTTTGTTTTATTCTCTCGTCccactttttattttctttgtttttctttttctttccttcctttcatttTATCATGTTACTTGCTTCTTTCaacatttatctttcatttttgttatatttttcagtctttctattttccttccttccgttctttgttttcctcttcccttcattttatttaacacttttcctatttgtttctttaaatattttaaacatttatcctttaatgtagttttattctccTCACCTCTctatttcatttcctttctttctttgcttccgttttccttcctttctttcgtgTTATTcactttccttctttctccctGTAGTATTTTCGTTCTTCTTTATTCCTTCctgaattttctttcttctctccttgttttagttttcttcctttctctatgCCTTCCTTACTTTCTTAATTTCTGCCTCTGTTTCCTTtacttctttctcctcttctttctttctttcttcctttattttctttctttctcgtcttctttctttctttctttctttctttctttctttctttcacaccAACTGCGTATCTTCTCAAGAGGGGGCGGTGTTCCAGGTCTGGTGGGCGGTACTGCGGTGTGGGCGGCGCTGGGCCGTCTGCTAGGTCGTCGTCTGCCGTTGGCCGCGGCGGTCCTGTGTGAAGCTGGGAGCGCGGTCGTCATGAGCTTTGCCCGCAACCGCAGCCTCTTCATGACGTGCCGCTTCTTGTGGAGCATGTGTGCCGCCGGGACGCACTGCCTCGCCGTCATTTTCCTGGCCGAGGTGCAACCCCCACGACATCGTGGTGCGGCTCTCAGTTTCCTACAGGTCGCTAGCACTGTTGGAGCAATTCTCGTCCCAC TGTGTGATATGTCGTGGAGGATGGCGGTGCGTCTGTCTTGTTCAGCTTCTTTTCTGGGAGCCCTAGTGATTCTAGTGCTTCCCGAGAGCCACCGTTTTCTACTGTCCAAAAGGCGCGAGAAGGATGCTATAAGAGTGCTACGGACAGTGTTCAGCTGCAACACGGGACGACCGCGACACCATTATCCTGCGAGTACTGATCTCGCCATTAAAGTAACTACGTCACATGCTAATGTTACATAA